The following are from one region of the Myotis daubentonii chromosome 2, mMyoDau2.1, whole genome shotgun sequence genome:
- the LOC132225869 gene encoding large ribosomal subunit protein uL29-like: protein MDPPPPPCSCTHFPFSEERGFVKYEHISHDQIKAGDPLGKKEELLKHLKVELSQLRHVAKVTGSTTFKLSKIRVVGKSITHVLTIINQTQKESLRKFYKGKKYKPLDLRPKKTCAMRLHLNKHEENLKTKKQQQKEQLYPLQKYTVKA, encoded by the exons atggaccccccacccccaccctgcagctGCACTCACTTCCCTTTCTCTGAAGAAAGGGGGTTTGTTAAGTACGAGCATATAAG CCATGACCAAATTAAGGCTGGGGACCCTCTTGGCAAGAAGGAGGAGCTGCTAAAACACCTGAAGGTGGAGCTATCTCAGCTGCGGCATGTAGCCAAAGTGACAGGCAGCACAACTTTCAAGCTTTCGAAGATCCGAGTTGTTGGCAAGTCTATCACCCATGTTCTTACCATCATTAACCAGACTCAGAAAGAAAGCCTCAGGAAATTCTACAAGGGAAAGAAGTACAAGCCCCTGGATCTACGGCCCAAGAAAACATGTGCCATGCGCCTCCATCTCAACAAGCATGAAGAGAATCTGAAgaccaagaagcagcagcagaaggAGCAGCTATACCCCCTGCAGAAGTACACAGTCAAGGCCTGA